In Dehalococcoidia bacterium, a genomic segment contains:
- a CDS encoding SCO family protein: MRSRIFVLVGTAIVVLGAIGTALALQVRASPPYTFYGATFTPPHLAPDLALTDTEGNPFHLANFRNKVVLVFFGYTHCPDVCPATLVAVRQVLERLGGDAQRVQFVFVSVDPERDTPERLRTYVKGFDPRYIGLTGTPEQVALVANAYGVRYYKEDIGSAGGYTVAHTAFVFVIDPAGRLRLAFPPFFGMQGDEIRYVVQDIRHLLKGG; the protein is encoded by the coding sequence ATGCGCTCCCGCATCTTCGTCCTGGTGGGGACAGCCATCGTGGTGTTGGGGGCAATCGGAACGGCCCTGGCCCTACAGGTGCGCGCCTCCCCGCCCTATACCTTTTACGGTGCTACTTTTACCCCCCCACACCTTGCCCCCGACCTGGCCCTGACGGATACCGAGGGCAACCCCTTCCACCTGGCAAACTTCCGTAACAAAGTAGTGCTCGTGTTCTTCGGCTACACCCACTGCCCCGATGTGTGCCCTGCAACCTTGGTCGCCGTCCGTCAGGTATTAGAGCGTCTGGGCGGCGACGCCCAGCGAGTGCAGTTCGTGTTTGTGTCGGTCGACCCGGAGCGGGACACCCCCGAGCGGCTCCGCACCTATGTCAAAGGGTTTGACCCCCGCTACATCGGCCTGACGGGAACACCCGAGCAGGTAGCTTTGGTGGCCAACGCCTATGGCGTCCGCTATTACAAAGAAGACATCGGCTCGGCGGGGGGCTATACAGTGGCCCATACCGCCTTTGTGTTCGTGATAGACCCCGCGGGGCGCTTGCGCCTCGCTTTTCCCCCGTTCTTCGGGATGCAAGGGGACGAGATACGCTATGTCGTCCAGGACATCCGTCACTTGCTCAAAGGGGGGTAG
- a CDS encoding aspartate aminotransferase family protein, producing the protein MSTIVQEFVRKHPKSAEAYQRSKTIFPGGVTHDTRYLTPFPLFITHASGSRKWDLDGNEYVDYVMGHGALILGHAHPSLVQAVTEQIRKGTHLGGNTLEEIRWAEAIRRLIPSAQKVRFHSSGTEATMMAVRLARAYTGKKRLIKFADHFHGWSDALLPSAGTAPGGIPEETWATVTVLPPNDLALVEKTIREKGDVAAVILEPTGAHMGQYPVRPDFLRGLREVTTRYGVVLIFDEVVTGFRTAKNGAQGRFGVLPDLTTLAKIVAGGLPGAAVVGKAEILDMIQHRGDPDWDTRQRVGHPGTFNANPLSAVAGATCLELLASQPINEHAERMAERLKRGIRALLQRMEVPGCAFGVGALVELTLGVPHDCPGDFCPLPLDQVKQATRPALRQALRRAMLNNGADLMGGGRFILSGVHTEQDIEITLDALERSLRALRAEGLV; encoded by the coding sequence ATGAGCACCATCGTGCAAGAGTTCGTGCGCAAACACCCCAAGTCTGCCGAGGCCTATCAGCGCTCTAAAACCATCTTCCCTGGCGGTGTTACCCACGACACCCGTTATCTCACCCCCTTCCCCCTCTTCATCACCCACGCCTCCGGCTCCCGCAAGTGGGACTTGGACGGCAACGAGTATGTGGACTATGTGATGGGGCACGGGGCGCTCATCTTGGGCCATGCCCATCCCAGCCTGGTGCAAGCCGTAACGGAGCAAATCCGTAAGGGCACCCATTTGGGTGGCAACACCTTGGAGGAGATCCGCTGGGCTGAGGCTATCCGCCGTCTCATTCCTTCAGCCCAGAAGGTGCGGTTCCACTCCTCGGGGACCGAGGCGACCATGATGGCGGTGCGCCTGGCCCGCGCCTACACAGGGAAGAAGCGCCTCATCAAGTTCGCCGACCACTTCCACGGGTGGAGCGATGCCCTTTTGCCCTCGGCGGGCACTGCCCCCGGCGGCATCCCCGAGGAGACCTGGGCGACGGTGACCGTGCTCCCTCCCAACGACCTGGCCTTGGTGGAGAAGACCATCCGGGAGAAGGGGGATGTGGCGGCGGTGATTCTGGAGCCGACGGGTGCCCACATGGGGCAGTACCCTGTGCGCCCCGATTTCCTACGGGGCCTGCGGGAGGTTACCACCCGGTATGGGGTGGTGCTTATCTTTGACGAGGTGGTCACGGGCTTCCGCACGGCGAAGAACGGTGCTCAAGGGCGCTTCGGGGTGCTCCCTGACCTTACGACCCTGGCCAAGATCGTGGCAGGGGGGCTCCCCGGGGCGGCCGTGGTGGGTAAAGCGGAGATTCTGGACATGATCCAGCATCGGGGCGACCCCGATTGGGATACCCGTCAACGGGTGGGACACCCCGGCACCTTCAATGCCAACCCCCTGTCGGCCGTTGCAGGAGCCACCTGTTTGGAGCTGCTGGCCTCCCAACCCATCAACGAGCACGCCGAGCGCATGGCCGAACGTTTGAAGCGGGGTATCCGTGCCCTTCTGCAACGGATGGAAGTGCCCGGCTGTGCCTTTGGAGTAGGGGCGTTGGTGGAGTTGACCCTGGGCGTCCCCCACGATTGCCCGGGCGACTTCTGCCCCCTGCCTTTAGACCAGGTCAAACAGGCCACCCGTCCCGCCCTGCGCCAGGCCCTGCGCCGCGCCATGCTCAACAACGGCGCAGACCTTATGGGTGGAGGGCGCTTCATCCTGTCGGGCGTGCATACAGAACAGGACATCGAGATCACCCTGGACGCCCTGGAGCGCTCCTTACGGGCCCTGCGGGCCGAAGGACTGGTGTAA